In one Rhinopithecus roxellana isolate Shanxi Qingling chromosome 1, ASM756505v1, whole genome shotgun sequence genomic region, the following are encoded:
- the SLC6A20 gene encoding sodium- and chloride-dependent transporter XTRP3 isoform X1: MEKARPLWANPLQFVFACISYAVGLGNVWRFPYLCQMYGGGSFLVPYIIMLIVEGMPLLYLELAVGQRMRQGSIGAWRTISPYLSGVGVASVVVSFFLSMYYNVINAWAFWYLFHSFQDPLPWSVCPLNGNHTGYDEECEKASSTQYFWYRKTLNISPSLQENGGVQWEPALCLLLAWLVVYLCILRGTESTGKVVYFTASLPYCVLIIYLIRGLTLHGATNGLMYMFTPKMEQLANPKAWINAATQIFFSLGLGFGSLIAFASYNEPSSNCQKHAIIVSLINSFTSIFASIVTFSIYGFKATFNYENCLKKVSLLLTNTFDLEDGFLTASNLEQVKGYLASAYPSKYSEVFPHIKNCSLESELDTAVQGTGLAFIVYTEAIKNMEVSQLWSVLYFFMLLMLGIGSMLGNTAAILTPLTDSKIISSHLPKEAISGLVCLVNCAIGMVFTMEAGNYWFDIFNDYAATLSLLLIVLVETIAVCYVYGLRRFESDLKAMTGRAVSWYWKVMWAGVSPLLIVSLFVFYLSDYILTGTLKYQAWDASQGQLVTKDYPAYALAVIGLLVASSTMCIPLVALGTFVLHHLKRGDVASVA, translated from the exons GTAGTTTCCTGGTCCCCTACATCATCATGCTTATCGTGGAGGGAATGCCACTCTTGTACCTGGAACTAGCTGTGGGGCAGCGCATGCGGCAGGGCAGCATCGGTGCCTGGAGGACCATCAGCCCGTACCTCAGCGGTGTCG GGGTCGCCAGCGTGGTggtctccttcttcctctccatgtACTACAACGTCATCAACGCCTGGGCCTTCTGGTACCTCTTCCACTCCTTCCAG GATCCCTTGCCGTGGTCTGTCTGCCCACTGAATGGTAACCACACAGGCTACGATGAGGAGTGCGAGAAGGCGTCCTCCACACAGTACTTCTGGTACAGGAAAACCCTCAATATCTCACCGTCCCTCCAGGAGAACGGGGGTGTGCAGTGGGAGCCGGCACTGTGTCTCCTCCTGGCCTGGCTGGTGGTGTACCTGTGCATCCTGCGTGGCACCGAGTCCACTGGCAAG GTGGTGTATTTCACGGCGTCACTGCCCTACTGCGTGCTCATCATCTACCTCATCAGGGGCCTCACGCTCCATGGAGCCACCAACGGCCTCATGTACATGTTCACTCCCAAG ATGGAACAGCTGGCCAACCCCAAGGCCTGGATCAATGCAGCCACCCAGATCTTCTTCTCACTCGGCCTGGGCTTTGGCAGCCTGATCGCCTTCGCCAGCTACAATGAGCCGTCCAGCAACTGCCAGAAGCACGCCATCATCGTGTCCCTCATCAACAGCTTCACCTCCATATTTGCCAGCATCGTCACCTTCTCCATCTATGGCTTCAAGGCCACCTTCAATTATGAAAACTGCTTGAAGAA GGTGAGTCTGCTGCTGACCAACACTTTTGACCTTGAAGATGGCTTTTTAACAGCCAGCAACCTGGAGCAGGTGAAGGGCTACCTGGCATCTGCCTACCCAAGCAAATACAGCGAGGTGTTCCCGCACATCAAAAACTGCAGCTTGGAGTCGGAGCTAGACACG GCAGTCCAGGGCACTGGCCTGGCATTCATCGTCTACACGGAGGCCATTAAAAACATGGAGGTGTCCCAGCTGTGGTCGGTGCTCTACTTCTTCATGCTGCTGATGCTAGGCATTGGGAGCATGCTAGGAAACACAGCAGCCATCCTCACCCCTCTGACAGACAGCAAGATCATCTCCAGCCACCTGCCCAAGGAGGCCATCTCAG GTCTGGTGTGCCTTGTCAACTGTGCCATCGGCATGGTGTTCACCATGGAGGCTGGGAACTACTGGTTTGATATATTCAACGACTACGCGGCCACACTGTCCCTGCTGCTCATCGTGCTGGTGGAGACGATTGCCGTGTGCTACGTGTACGGGTTGAGGAG ATTTGAGAGTGACCTTAAGGCCATGACCGGCCGAGCTGTGAGCTGGTACTGGAAGGTGATGTGGGCTGGCGTAAGCCCACTACTGATTGTCAGCCTCTTTGTCTTCTACCTGAGTGACTACATCCTCACGGGGACCCTGAAGTACCAAGCCTGGGATGCCTCCCAG GGCCAGCTTGTGACCAAAGATTACCCGGCCTATGCACTGGCTGTCATCGGGCTGCTTGTGGCCTCCTCCACCATGTGCATCCCCCTGGTGGCCCTGGGGACTTTTGTTCTGCATCACCTCAAGAGGGGAGACGTGGCCTCCGTGGCCTGA
- the SLC6A20 gene encoding sodium- and chloride-dependent transporter XTRP3 isoform X2: MEKARPLWANPLQFVFACISYAVGLGNVWRFPYLCQMYGGGSFLVPYIIMLIVEGMPLLYLELAVGQRMRQGSIGAWRTISPYLSGVGVASVVVSFFLSMYYNVINAWAFWYLFHSFQDPLPWSVCPLNGNHTGYDEECEKASSTQYFWYRKTLNISPSLQENGGVQWEPALCLLLAWLVVYLCILRGTESTGKMEQLANPKAWINAATQIFFSLGLGFGSLIAFASYNEPSSNCQKHAIIVSLINSFTSIFASIVTFSIYGFKATFNYENCLKKVSLLLTNTFDLEDGFLTASNLEQVKGYLASAYPSKYSEVFPHIKNCSLESELDTAVQGTGLAFIVYTEAIKNMEVSQLWSVLYFFMLLMLGIGSMLGNTAAILTPLTDSKIISSHLPKEAISGLVCLVNCAIGMVFTMEAGNYWFDIFNDYAATLSLLLIVLVETIAVCYVYGLRRFESDLKAMTGRAVSWYWKVMWAGVSPLLIVSLFVFYLSDYILTGTLKYQAWDASQGQLVTKDYPAYALAVIGLLVASSTMCIPLVALGTFVLHHLKRGDVASVA, from the exons GTAGTTTCCTGGTCCCCTACATCATCATGCTTATCGTGGAGGGAATGCCACTCTTGTACCTGGAACTAGCTGTGGGGCAGCGCATGCGGCAGGGCAGCATCGGTGCCTGGAGGACCATCAGCCCGTACCTCAGCGGTGTCG GGGTCGCCAGCGTGGTggtctccttcttcctctccatgtACTACAACGTCATCAACGCCTGGGCCTTCTGGTACCTCTTCCACTCCTTCCAG GATCCCTTGCCGTGGTCTGTCTGCCCACTGAATGGTAACCACACAGGCTACGATGAGGAGTGCGAGAAGGCGTCCTCCACACAGTACTTCTGGTACAGGAAAACCCTCAATATCTCACCGTCCCTCCAGGAGAACGGGGGTGTGCAGTGGGAGCCGGCACTGTGTCTCCTCCTGGCCTGGCTGGTGGTGTACCTGTGCATCCTGCGTGGCACCGAGTCCACTGGCAAG ATGGAACAGCTGGCCAACCCCAAGGCCTGGATCAATGCAGCCACCCAGATCTTCTTCTCACTCGGCCTGGGCTTTGGCAGCCTGATCGCCTTCGCCAGCTACAATGAGCCGTCCAGCAACTGCCAGAAGCACGCCATCATCGTGTCCCTCATCAACAGCTTCACCTCCATATTTGCCAGCATCGTCACCTTCTCCATCTATGGCTTCAAGGCCACCTTCAATTATGAAAACTGCTTGAAGAA GGTGAGTCTGCTGCTGACCAACACTTTTGACCTTGAAGATGGCTTTTTAACAGCCAGCAACCTGGAGCAGGTGAAGGGCTACCTGGCATCTGCCTACCCAAGCAAATACAGCGAGGTGTTCCCGCACATCAAAAACTGCAGCTTGGAGTCGGAGCTAGACACG GCAGTCCAGGGCACTGGCCTGGCATTCATCGTCTACACGGAGGCCATTAAAAACATGGAGGTGTCCCAGCTGTGGTCGGTGCTCTACTTCTTCATGCTGCTGATGCTAGGCATTGGGAGCATGCTAGGAAACACAGCAGCCATCCTCACCCCTCTGACAGACAGCAAGATCATCTCCAGCCACCTGCCCAAGGAGGCCATCTCAG GTCTGGTGTGCCTTGTCAACTGTGCCATCGGCATGGTGTTCACCATGGAGGCTGGGAACTACTGGTTTGATATATTCAACGACTACGCGGCCACACTGTCCCTGCTGCTCATCGTGCTGGTGGAGACGATTGCCGTGTGCTACGTGTACGGGTTGAGGAG ATTTGAGAGTGACCTTAAGGCCATGACCGGCCGAGCTGTGAGCTGGTACTGGAAGGTGATGTGGGCTGGCGTAAGCCCACTACTGATTGTCAGCCTCTTTGTCTTCTACCTGAGTGACTACATCCTCACGGGGACCCTGAAGTACCAAGCCTGGGATGCCTCCCAG GGCCAGCTTGTGACCAAAGATTACCCGGCCTATGCACTGGCTGTCATCGGGCTGCTTGTGGCCTCCTCCACCATGTGCATCCCCCTGGTGGCCCTGGGGACTTTTGTTCTGCATCACCTCAAGAGGGGAGACGTGGCCTCCGTGGCCTGA